In one Gossypium hirsutum isolate 1008001.06 chromosome D09, Gossypium_hirsutum_v2.1, whole genome shotgun sequence genomic region, the following are encoded:
- the LOC107892445 gene encoding myosin-8, translated as MVAPSSILVGSHVWVEDPDVAWIDGEVKEVKGEEITVDSTSGKIIVAKTSNVYPKDPEFPSCGVDDMTRLAYLHEPGVLQNLKCRYDINEIYTYTGNILIAVNPFRRLPHLYSSHMMEQYKGAAFGELSPHPFAVADASYRHMINEGISQSILVSGESGAGKTESTKMLMRYLAYMGGRVSKAEERSVEQKVLESNPVLEAFGNAKTVRNNNSSRFGKFVEIQFDPRGQISGAAIRTYLLERSRVCQVSDPERNYHCFYMLCAAPPEEAEKYKLGNPRTFHYLNQSNCYELDGVDSSKEYLLTKRAMDVVGISQGEQDGIFRVVAAILHLGNIEFKKGQEIDSAEPKDDKSRFHLKTAAELLMCNEKALEDSLCKRVMVTRDESITKSLDPVSAALSRDALAKIVYSKLFDWLVDKINVSISQDPESKSLIGVLDIYGFESFKTNSFEQFCINLTNEKLQQHFNQHVFKMEQEEYKKEEIDWSYIEFIDNQDILDLIEKKPGGIIALLDEACMFPRSTHETFAQKLYQTFKDNKRFSKPKLSRTDFTICHYAGDVTYQTELFLDKNKDYVVSEHQALLNASECSFVSSLFPPSPEESSKTTKFSSIGSSFKQQLQALLETLSATEPHYIRCVKPNNALKPGIFENQNVLQQLRCGGVMEAIRISCAGFPSRKSFREFVARFSLLAPEVLSKRNNYTEVTASKKILEKSKLSGYQIGKTKVFLRAGQMAELDALRTEILGRSASLIQRKVRTYLCRKRFILLRLSAIQIQALCRGQVARHQYEEMRREAAALNIQKHLRKFLARKAYKNLYFSAVSIQTGMRGMIARCELLSRKQTRAATVIQSHCRRFLANRCYLRLKKAAITTQCAWRARVARKELRKLRMAARETGALQEAKTKLEKEVEELTWRLQLEKRTRVDLEESRKQESARFESTLQKMQLEFEESKKKESARFESILHKKELEFEESKKQESERFESTLHKMQLEFEESKKQESERFESTFHKMQVEFEESKKQESERFESTTQKMQLEFEESKKQERARFESTLHRKELQFQQLQFELQKLQLEFEESKKQERETLESTLHKKELEFQESKKQERATFESTLYKKELEFQELQVEFQKMQLELEETKELLIKEREAAKKIAEQVPAVQEIPVIDDELVNKLTAENEQLKALGSSLEQKINETERKYEETNKLSEERLKQGLEAESKIVELKTEMQRREEKILDMETDQKSQQQALLSTPSRKMPEVTSSPLENGHHSFEAEKTSAQLSSGPSTRLGREDSKLRRSQTEKQQPESVDDLLKCVAQNLGFSQEKPVAAFTIYKCLLHWKSFEAEKTSVFDRLIEVMGSALEDQDNNDHMAYWLSNTSSLLFLLQRSLKASGSMQKPPAGASFFARMTKSFRSSSANLQAGVLSQVEAKYPALLFKQQLSAYVEKIYGIIRDNLKKNLSPLISGCIQVPRISKGAAFQKCEGLQGYHSPAGLWQSIIECLNKMMGTLKDNFVPPILVQNIFTQTFAYINVQLFNSLLLRRECCTFSNGEYVKSGLAELELWCAEADIEYVGPSWDELKHTRQAVGFLVINQKSKISFDEISKDLCSALSVQQLYRVCTLYRDDNYNTQSVSPDVLAHMKELMSDDTEDDGGSSFLLEDDISIPFTMEDISNCHQVKEFASVRPAEELMTDPAFQFLQD; from the exons ATG GTTGCTCCATCCAGTATTCTTGTTGGATCTCATGTTTGGGTGGAGGACCCAGATGTAGCTTGGATAGATGGAGAAGTAAAGGAAGTTAAGGGGGAAGAGATTACAGTAGATTCTACATCAGGGAAGATA ATTGTTGCCAAAACATCTAATGTCTatccaaaggaccctgaatttCCTTCATGTGGTGTTGATGATATGACAAGGCTAGCATATTTGCATGAACCTGGGGTTTTGCAGAATTTAAAATGTCGATATGATATCAatgaaatatat ACCTACACAGGAAATATATTGATTGCTGTAAATCCTTTTCGAAGACTGCCACATTTATACAGCAGTCATATGATGGAACAATACAAAGGGGCAGCTTTTGGTGAGCTGAGCCCACATCCGTTTGCTGTTGCAGATGCTTCATATAG ACACATGATCAATGAGGGGATAAGCCAATCAATTTTGGTAAGTGGGGAAAGTGGAGCCGGTAAAACAGAGAGTACAAAGATGCTTATGCGCTATCTAGCCTATATGGGAGGGAGAGTTAGCAAGGCAGAGGAacgctctgtggagcagaaggtCTTGGAG TCTAATCCTGTTCTGGAAGCCTTTGGCAATGCGAAGACTGTCAGAAACAATAATTCAAG TCGCTTTGGCAAGTTTGTGGAAATTCAATTTGATCCAAGGGGCCAAATTTCTGGAGCTGCAATAAGGACTTACTTGCTAGAACGATCTCGTGTTTGTCAGGTGTCTGACCCGGAGAGAAACTATCATTGCTTTTATATGCTTTGTGCTGCACCGCCGGAG GAAGCTGAGAAGTACAAATTGGGAAATCCACGaacttttcattatttaaacCAGTCAAATTGTTATGAGCTGGATGGCGTAGATAGTTCTAAAGAGTATCTTTTAACTAAGAGGGCTATGGATGTTGTTGGTATCAGTCAGGGAGAGCAG GATGGAATATTCCGAGTTGTGGCTGCAATTCTTCATTTAGGAAATATTGAGTTCAAAAAGGGACAGGAAATAGATTCTGCTGAACCTAAGGATGATAAATCTCGGTTCCATCTAAAAACCGCAGCAGAGctattaat GTGTAATGAGAAGGCTCTTGAAGACTCCCTATGCAAACGTGTTATGGTGACTCGTGATGAGAGCATTACAAAATCGCTTGACCCTGTTTCAGCAGCTCTCAGCAGAGATGCTTTGGCAAAAATTgtttattcaaaattatttgacTG GCTTGTGGACAAGATAAATGTTTCTATTAGTCAGGATCCTGAATCAAAATCGTTGATTGGTGTTCtggatatttatggatttgagaGTTTCAAGACAAACAG TTTTGAGCAATTTTGCATCAATTTGACAAATGAAAAGCTGCAGCAGCATTTTAATCAG CATGTTTTTAAGATGGAGCAGGAAGAAtacaagaaagaagaaattgaCTGGAGTTATATAGAATTTATTGATAATCAAGATATTCTTGATCTTATTGAAAAG AAACCTGGTGGCATCATAGCTCTTCTTGATGAGGCTTG TATGTTTCCCAGATCAACACATGAGACATTTGCTCAAAAGCTTTATCAAACTTTTAAAGACAATAAACGCTTCAGTAAGCCTAAGCTGTCACGCACTGACTTCACCATTTGTCATTACGCTGGTGAT GTTACTTACCAGACTGAGCTCTTCCTGGATAAGAACAAAGATTATGTTGTTTCAGAGCATCAAGCTCTGCTGAATGCTTCAGAATGCTCTTTTGTTTCAAGCTTGTTTCCTCCTTCACCCGAGGAATCTTCCAAAACAACAAAGTTCTCCTCAATAGGTTCCTCCTTCAAG CAACAACTCCAAGCTTTGCTTGAGACTTTGAGTGCCACTGAACCACACTACATTCGTTGTGTGAAGCCCAATAATGCTCTTAAGCCAGGAATATTTGAGAACCAAAATGTACTACAACAACTTCGATGTGGG GGAGTGATGGAGGCAATTAGAATTAGTTGTGCTGGATTTCCCTCTCGAAAGTCGTTTCGTGAATTTGTAGCTCGATTTTCCCTTCTGGCTCCGGAGGTTCTCTCTAAGCG TAATAACTATACTGAGGTCACTGCTAGCAAGAAGATTCTGGAGAAGAGTAAGCTCAGTGGTTATCAG ATTGGTAAAACGAAAGTTTTTCTTAGGGCTGGTCAGATGGCAGAGCTAGATGCATTGCGAACTGAGATTTTAGGAAGATCAGCAAGTCTGATACAGAGAAAAGTCCGTACGTACTTGTGTCGTAAACGCTTTATTTTGTTGCGGTTATCTGCCATACAAATTCAAGCCTTGTGTAGAG GACAAGTTGCACGCCATCAGTATGAGGAAATGAGAAGAGAAGCTGCTGCTCTGAATATTCAAAAACATTTACGCAAGTTTCTTGCAAGGAAAGCGTACAAGAATTTGTACTTCTCAGCTGTTTCTATTCAAACAGGCATGCGTGGGATGATTGCTCGTTGTGAGCTTCTGTCCAGAAAGCAGACAAGAGCTGCAACTGTAATTcag AGTCACTGTCGACGATTCTTGGCCAACCGTTGTTATCTAAGGTTAAAGAAAGCAGCAATTACTACACAATGTGCCTGGAGAGCAAGGGTTGCACGTAAAGAATTACGGAAGCTAAGAATG GCCGCCAGGGAAACTGGTGCTCTTCAAGAAGCCAAAACTAAGCTGGAAAAGGAAGTTGAAGAACTTACATGGCGCTTGCAACTAGAGAAACGAACGAGG GTTGACCTTGAGGAATCAAGAAAACAGGAAAGTGCAAGGTTTGAATCTACTTTACAAAAGATGCAACTTGAGTTTGAGGAATCCAAGAAAAAGGAAAGTGCAAGGTTTGAATCTATTTTGCATAAGAAGGAACTTGAGTTTGAGGAATCCAAAAAACAGGAAAGTGAAAGGTTTGAATCTACTTTGCACAAGATGCAACTTGAGTTTGAGGAATCCAAGAAACAGGAAAGTGAAAGGTTTGAATCTACTTTCCACAAGATGCAAGTTGAGTTTGAGGAATCCAAAAAACAGGAAAGTGAAAGGTTTGAATCTACTACGCAAAAGATGCAACTTGAGTTTGAGGAATCCAAAAAACAGGAAAGAGCAAGGTTTGAATCTACTTTGCACAGAAAGGAACTTCAGTTTCAGCAACTGCAGTTTGAGTTGCAGAAACTGCAACTTGAGTTTGAGGAATCCAAAAAACAGGAAAGAGAAACACTAGAATCTACTTTGCACAAGAAGGAACTTGAGTTTCAGGAATCCAAAAAACAGGAAAGAGCAACATTTGAATCTACTTTGTACAAGAAGGAACTTGAGTTTCAGGAACTGCAAGTTGAGTTTCAGAAAATGCAACTTGAGCTTGAAGAAACAAAAGAGTTGCTAATCAAAGAACGTGAAGCTGCAAAGAAAATTGCAGAACAAGTTCCTGCGGTTCAGGAGATCCCCGTTATTGACGATGAATTAGTAAACAAACTTACTGCTGAAAATGAACAGCTGAAG GCTCTGGGAAGCTCCTTAGAacagaaaattaatgaaacagagaggaaatatgaagaaacaaacaAGCTTAGTGAAGAGCGACTAAAGCAAGGTTTGGAGGCAGAATCAAAGATAGTTGAGCTCAAAACTGAAATGCAGAG GCGTGAAGAAAAGATTTTGGACATGGAAACTGACCAGAAATCACAGCAGCAAGCGTTGCTGAGTACACCAAGTAGAAAAATGCCAGAGGTGACATCTTCA CCTCTGGAAAATGGTCATCAT TCATTTGAAGCTGAAAAGACAAGT GCACAACTGAGTTCTGGTCCATCAACAAGGCTTGGTAGAGAAGACAGTAAATTGAGGAGATCCCAAACTGAAAAGCAGCAG CCGGAGAGTGTAGATGATCTACTCAAATGTGTGGCACAGAATCTTGGGTTCAGTCAAGAAAAGCCTGTTGCAGCATTTACCATATACAAATGCCTTCTCCACTGGAAGTCATTTGAAGCTGAAAAGACAAGTGTTTTTGATCGTCTTATTGAGGTGATGGGCTCTGCACTAGAG GATCAGGACAACAATGATCACATGGCTTATTGGCTGTCAAACACATCTTCATTGTTGTTTTTGCTTCAACGTAGTCTGAAAGCCTCTGGTTCAATGCAGAAACCACCTGCTGGAGCATCATTCTTTGCAAGGATGACCAAA AGTTTCCGTTCATCTTCTGCCAATCTTCAAGCTGGAGTACTGAGCCAGGTTGAGGCCAAGTATCCAGCTCTTCTTTTTAAGCAGCAGCTCTCAGCTTATGTAGAAAAGATCTATGGAATCATTAGAGACAACTTGAAAAAGAACCTGTCACCACTTATATCTGGTTGTATTCAG GTACCTAGGATATCAAAAGGAGCTGCTTTTCAAAAGTGTGAAGGGTTACAAGGCTATCATTCTCCAGCTGGTCTCTGGCAGAGCATTATTGAGTGTCTGAACAAGATGATGGGCACATTGAAAGACAATTTT gtgCCTCCAATACTTGTTCAGAATATTTTCACTCAAACGTTTGCATATATTAATGTACAGCTCTTTAATAG CCTTCTTCTCCGTCGAGAGTGCTGCACATTTAGCAACGGGGAGTATGTGAAATCTGGCTTAGCTGAATTGGAACTATGGTGTGCCGAAGCAGACATTGAG TATGTAGGCCCATCATGGGATGAACTCAAACACACAAGGCAAGCTGTTGGATTCTTG GTTATAAATCAGAAATCCAAAATATCCTTTGATGAAATATCAAAAGACCTTTGTAGT GCTTTGAGTGTTCAACAACTTTATAGGGTATGTACGCTTTATAGGGATGACAACTACAACACTCAAAGTGTTTCACCAGAT GTTCTTGCCCACATGAAAGAACTTATGTCAGATGATACCGAAGATGATGGTGGTAGCTCCTTCCTGTTGGAGGACGATATCAG CATTCCATTCACAATGGAGGACATTTCTAATTGCCATCAAGTAAAAGAGTTTGCATCAGTAAGACCCGCCGAAGAACTTATGACGGATCCAGCCTTCCAATTTTTACAGGATTAA